In the Pseudanabaena sp. PCC 7367 genome, one interval contains:
- a CDS encoding NAD(P)H-quinone oxidoreductase subunit 4 produces MFTESFPWLTAIILFPLVAAMAIPVIPDKEGKTVRWYTLGVAIADLALMVVAFWYNYNPDVSSLQMTETYPWVSQMNLNWAVAVDGLSMPLVLLTGLVTTLAIFSAWQVKNKPRLFYFLMLVLYSAQVGVFVAQDILMFFLMWEIELVPVYLLISIWGGKKRLYAATKFILYTAASSVFILVAGLAMAFAGDTVTFNMAELSLKHYPLAIEMVAYVGFLLAFGVKLAIFPLHTWLPDAHGEASAPVSMILAGVLLKMGGYALIRFNIDMLPDAHVYFAPILAVLGVVNIIYGALTAFGQTNLKRRLAYSSISHMGFVLVGIASFTDLGISGAVLQMLSHGLIAACLFFLAGITYDRTHTLDMNEMGGLAKVMPKVFALFTIGAFASLALPGMSGFISELSVFLGITSSDVYSSSFKTVTVILAAVGLILTPVYLLAMLRQVFYGDRNPELNLDLPKIGDQFFGDAKPREVFITACLLIPIVGIGFYPKLITQIYDAKTEAVATHARQTFSVVAQEHPNLYSAGFIAPQLPNAKANPVFGMVD; encoded by the coding sequence ATGTTTACTGAATCGTTTCCCTGGCTCACAGCCATAATCCTATTCCCGCTGGTTGCCGCTATGGCAATCCCGGTGATTCCCGACAAAGAAGGCAAAACTGTTCGCTGGTACACCCTGGGTGTGGCGATCGCGGACTTAGCATTGATGGTAGTTGCCTTTTGGTATAACTACAACCCAGATGTTTCCTCGCTGCAAATGACTGAAACATACCCCTGGGTTAGTCAAATGAATTTGAACTGGGCGGTGGCCGTAGATGGCCTATCCATGCCCTTGGTTTTGCTAACCGGATTGGTGACAACTCTGGCAATCTTTTCAGCGTGGCAAGTGAAGAACAAGCCACGTTTGTTTTATTTTTTGATGCTGGTGCTCTACAGCGCCCAGGTCGGTGTATTTGTAGCCCAAGACATCTTGATGTTTTTCCTGATGTGGGAGATCGAATTGGTGCCAGTCTATTTGTTGATCTCAATCTGGGGCGGCAAAAAGAGACTCTATGCGGCAACCAAGTTCATTCTTTACACTGCGGCTAGCTCGGTATTTATTTTAGTTGCTGGTTTGGCGATGGCTTTTGCTGGTGATACGGTCACCTTTAATATGGCTGAACTGAGCCTGAAGCATTATCCCTTGGCGATCGAGATGGTGGCCTATGTGGGCTTCCTGTTGGCCTTTGGCGTAAAGCTGGCGATCTTCCCGCTGCATACCTGGTTACCCGATGCCCACGGCGAAGCATCTGCACCAGTATCGATGATTCTGGCTGGTGTGTTGCTGAAGATGGGTGGTTATGCGCTTATTCGCTTCAACATTGACATGCTGCCCGATGCCCACGTTTACTTTGCGCCCATCCTGGCGGTGTTGGGTGTGGTCAATATTATCTATGGGGCGCTTACCGCGTTTGGTCAAACCAACCTGAAGCGTCGTCTGGCCTATTCATCGATCTCGCACATGGGCTTTGTACTGGTGGGGATTGCTTCCTTTACCGATCTGGGCATCAGTGGCGCAGTGTTGCAAATGCTATCCCACGGTTTGATCGCTGCTTGCTTGTTCTTCCTGGCTGGGATCACCTACGATCGCACCCATACTCTGGATATGAACGAGATGGGCGGTTTGGCCAAGGTGATGCCAAAGGTATTTGCCCTGTTTACGATCGGCGCATTTGCTTCGCTGGCTCTGCCTGGTATGAGTGGCTTTATTAGTGAACTCAGCGTCTTCCTGGGGATTACCTCCAGCGATGTTTACAGCTCCAGCTTCAAAACTGTAACTGTGATTCTGGCTGCGGTTGGCCTGATTCTCACTCCTGTTTATTTGCTAGCCATGCTACGTCAAGTGTTCTATGGCGATCGCAACCCTGAGCTAAACCTCGACCTGCCTAAAATTGGTGATCAGTTCTTTGGTGATGCCAAGCCCCGCGAAGTATTCATCACTGCTTGCTTGCTGATTCCGATCGTCGGCATTGGTTTCTATCCCAAGCTGATTACCCAGATTTATGATGCTAAGACCGAAGCGGTGGCAACCCATGCCCGTCAGACCTTCTCGGTGGTGGCGCAAGAGCATCCTAATCTATACTCGGCTGGTTTCATTGCACCACAGTTGCCCAACGCCAAGGCAAATCCTGTGTTTGGCATGGTGGACTAG
- a CDS encoding precorrin-6A/cobalt-precorrin-6A reductase translates to MAIWLIGGTSESRDLAIALAEQDIPFVVTATTESARQLYGQIDRLCDWQDFSEIGDRSDRAVARVIRIGKLSQAELEHFAQAAQISAILDASHPFATEISQLAIAHSHNHQIAYLRFERKDLNSRSTSYPLAYDREPLPPAQEHLEPANSAEGLNTSAPRAFEATQYIDIDKQIKGLAHESDRYLPTPPGERNDSIITIPHLDHLFTPTIANDYLINKNVLLTLGCKSLEKFQTWHDRVNLFARILPQSASIAMAEQAGFTSRQVIAIRPPIGAALEQALWQQWQINTVITKASGRAGGEDIKRSIATKLGLSLIIVARTQLNYPHQTSSIDRAIDFCRKWAIG, encoded by the coding sequence ATGGCAATTTGGTTGATTGGTGGCACCAGCGAGAGTCGAGATTTGGCGATCGCCTTGGCCGAACAAGATATCCCATTTGTAGTCACAGCAACCACTGAGTCAGCAAGGCAGCTTTACGGTCAGATCGATCGCCTTTGCGACTGGCAGGATTTTAGTGAAATTGGCGATCGCAGTGATCGTGCAGTGGCCAGGGTGATCCGAATTGGGAAATTGAGTCAGGCGGAGCTAGAGCATTTTGCCCAAGCTGCCCAGATTAGCGCGATTCTGGATGCGTCCCATCCGTTTGCAACTGAAATCTCGCAATTGGCGATCGCCCATAGCCATAACCACCAGATCGCCTATCTGCGGTTTGAGCGCAAGGATTTAAATTCTCGATCCACTAGTTATCCATTGGCGTACGATCGAGAACCTCTTCCCCCCGCACAAGAGCATCTAGAGCCTGCTAATTCAGCAGAGGGTTTAAATACATCTGCTCCCAGAGCTTTTGAAGCTACACAATATATAGATATAGATAAGCAGATAAAAGGGCTTGCTCATGAAAGCGATCGCTACCTGCCCACCCCACCAGGTGAGCGAAACGACTCGATCATTACAATCCCGCACCTCGATCATTTATTCACGCCCACGATCGCCAATGATTATTTAATTAACAAAAATGTATTATTAACCCTGGGGTGCAAATCCTTAGAAAAATTCCAAACCTGGCACGATCGCGTTAATTTATTCGCCCGCATTCTGCCCCAATCCGCATCGATCGCTATGGCAGAGCAAGCTGGGTTTACGTCCAGGCAAGTGATTGCAATTCGCCCCCCAATTGGTGCTGCCCTTGAACAAGCACTGTGGCAACAGTGGCAAATTAATACTGTGATCACCAAAGCTTCAGGCAGGGCAGGCGGCGAAGATATAAAGCGCTCGATCGCTACCAAGCTGGGATTGTCCCTAATCATTGTTGCCAGGACTCAACTCAACTATCCCCACCAGACCAGCAGCATCGATCGGGCGATCGACTTTTGCCGCAAGTGGGCGATCGGCTAA
- a CDS encoding precorrin-8X methylmutase — protein MEWQAIDAKSLAIIDREVGQHTLSPSEYEIIRRVIYATADFEYKQLIRFSDQALQAGAAALAARTTVIVDVPTVLAGISAQVQTTFSNPIYCSTEAITRPQKSKAQTAWGIETLAHRYPEAIFVIGDSQMALMTLLDLVEADEVKPALVIGVPSGFVDVDVAKSRLQDSLLPHVRVDGRKGSAVVAIAIFNALLDLAWQAYGKKTES, from the coding sequence ATGGAATGGCAAGCGATCGACGCTAAGAGCTTAGCAATTATTGATCGAGAGGTTGGACAACATACCCTCTCTCCCTCTGAGTATGAAATTATCCGACGAGTGATTTATGCTACGGCAGACTTTGAATATAAGCAATTAATTCGCTTTTCCGATCAAGCGCTCCAGGCAGGCGCAGCAGCCCTTGCGGCTCGCACTACGGTGATTGTCGATGTGCCAACGGTTTTGGCTGGGATTTCGGCTCAGGTGCAAACCACTTTTTCTAACCCTATATATTGCAGCACTGAGGCGATTACCCGTCCTCAGAAAAGTAAAGCTCAGACTGCATGGGGCATAGAAACCCTGGCTCATCGATATCCTGAAGCGATCTTTGTAATTGGTGATTCGCAAATGGCGTTGATGACGCTATTGGATTTAGTTGAAGCTGACGAAGTTAAGCCAGCCCTAGTAATTGGGGTTCCATCTGGATTTGTGGATGTGGATGTGGCCAAGTCTCGGCTTCAAGATTCACTCTTACCCCATGTTCGTGTAGATGGTCGTAAGGGGAGCGCGGTCGTGGCGATCGCCATTTTTAATGCTTTGCTAGATTTAGCTTGGCAGGCTTATGGCAAGAAGACTGAGAGCTAA
- a CDS encoding lipid-A-disaccharide synthase, with protein MDLVILTNGPGELTTWVYPVLARLSQRWRSYKSTQSTQSTSMLRQAEVSDDLPSLRISVVLSPCSHASGQEAAIAQTYPGVDRVLSADRFMAFLLRGKTPDPNWDWHQRGVVVFLGGDQIFPVIIAKRLGYAAIVYAEWEARWLGWVDHFAVRNQQVAAAIPARHQQKISIVGDLMVDRQVVAAPTVQGNQNNLDLSSRSLNPEPGVTQPDQANLIVFMPGSKSMKLQQGVPLCLGIADRLAQQYPALKFAIALAPTLSAQQLSTYAQPSQVVDLVAGSTAQLSHQAQKSDLITLAGTKVEIYTQFPAHDLLQRATLCLTTVGANTAQLAALAVPMVVLLPTNQLDAMRAWDGLWGLLANLPLLGGSLAKLINRIVLLKLDHKHLAWPNIWAGAEVVPERVGYLTPELVVEQTITPLLENPARLVDMRAKLRSLCGEPGAADRIVDLIGKYLNLTI; from the coding sequence ATGGATCTAGTTATTCTGACCAATGGCCCTGGTGAGCTAACCACCTGGGTATATCCGGTTTTGGCGCGATTAAGTCAACGTTGGCGATCTTACAAATCAACCCAATCAACCCAATCAACGTCTATGCTGCGGCAAGCAGAGGTAAGCGATGATCTGCCCTCCCTAAGGATATCGGTGGTGCTGTCGCCCTGTAGTCATGCCAGTGGCCAGGAAGCAGCGATCGCCCAAACCTATCCTGGCGTGGATCGGGTGCTGTCTGCCGATCGATTTATGGCATTTTTGCTGAGGGGTAAAACGCCTGATCCAAACTGGGATTGGCATCAGCGCGGGGTAGTGGTGTTTTTGGGCGGCGATCAGATCTTTCCGGTGATCATTGCGAAGCGGTTAGGCTATGCGGCGATCGTCTATGCGGAATGGGAAGCCCGCTGGCTTGGTTGGGTGGATCATTTTGCGGTGCGAAATCAGCAGGTGGCGGCAGCGATCCCGGCTCGGCATCAGCAGAAAATCTCGATCGTCGGAGATCTAATGGTCGATCGCCAAGTAGTAGCAGCGCCAACTGTTCAAGGTAATCAAAACAATCTTGATCTGTCTTCTCGCAGCTTGAATCCAGAGCCCGGAGTAACCCAGCCCGATCAAGCAAACCTAATTGTGTTCATGCCTGGGTCAAAATCCATGAAATTGCAACAGGGAGTACCGCTGTGCTTGGGGATTGCCGATCGCCTTGCCCAGCAATATCCAGCCTTGAAATTTGCGATCGCCCTGGCTCCCACTCTCTCCGCGCAACAACTCAGTACCTATGCCCAACCCAGTCAAGTTGTGGATTTAGTAGCTGGCAGCACCGCCCAATTAAGTCACCAGGCTCAAAAATCCGATCTGATTACCCTGGCTGGGACAAAAGTAGAAATTTATACCCAATTCCCAGCCCATGATCTGCTCCAGCGGGCAACCCTTTGCCTTACCACGGTGGGTGCAAACACGGCTCAACTAGCTGCCCTGGCGGTACCAATGGTGGTTTTATTACCCACAAATCAACTAGATGCAATGCGAGCCTGGGATGGCCTTTGGGGTTTGCTGGCCAATTTACCCTTACTTGGCGGTAGTTTGGCTAAACTAATCAATCGGATCGTGTTACTCAAGCTTGACCATAAACATTTAGCCTGGCCAAATATCTGGGCTGGGGCAGAGGTGGTGCCAGAGCGAGTTGGCTATCTTACGCCTGAATTGGTGGTGGAGCAAACCATTACCCCTTTGCTAGAAAATCCAGCCCGTCTCGTAGATATGCGGGCAAAGTTACGATCGCTGTGTGGTGAACCTGGTGCTGCCGATCGGATTGTTGATTTAATTGGCAAGTATCTGAATTTAACAATCTAA
- the btpA gene encoding photosystem I biogenesis protein BtpA: MDLDQIFDNPKPVIGVVHLLPLPTSPRWGGSLKDVIDRAEQEAVALASGGVDGIILENFFDAPFTNTRVDPAVVSAMSLVAQRIKQMVAIPIGLNVLRNDAHSALAIAACVGAKFIRVNVLTGVMATDQGIIEGDAYHLLRYRRELGCDIKIFADVLVKHAYPMSAPDLTLAIQDTVNRGLADAVILSGQFTGNAPHHQELESARQTCMGGSGHGFSNISSTVPMLIGSGATWDNIPELIKYADGVIVSSSLKRHGKIHHPIDPNRVHRFVDAVRHGLKQTELQNSHNKSNQSKDASSVSIG; the protein is encoded by the coding sequence GTGGATCTAGACCAGATTTTTGACAATCCAAAACCAGTAATCGGGGTAGTGCATTTACTGCCGTTGCCAACCTCGCCACGTTGGGGTGGGAGCCTCAAAGATGTGATCGATCGCGCTGAGCAAGAGGCGGTAGCTTTGGCTTCGGGTGGAGTTGATGGCATTATCCTGGAAAATTTCTTTGATGCCCCATTCACAAACACCCGCGTTGATCCGGCTGTGGTTAGCGCTATGTCTCTGGTGGCGCAGCGAATTAAGCAAATGGTGGCGATCCCGATCGGTTTGAATGTGTTGCGCAACGATGCCCATAGTGCTCTGGCGATCGCTGCCTGTGTGGGTGCAAAATTCATTCGGGTAAATGTATTGACGGGGGTAATGGCCACTGACCAGGGCATTATTGAAGGTGATGCCTATCATTTACTGCGCTATCGCCGCGAGCTGGGATGTGATATTAAAATTTTTGCGGATGTGCTGGTCAAACATGCCTATCCCATGTCAGCCCCCGATCTAACCCTGGCGATCCAGGATACGGTCAATCGTGGCTTGGCTGATGCCGTAATTTTATCGGGGCAATTTACTGGCAATGCTCCCCATCATCAGGAACTAGAATCAGCCAGACAAACCTGCATGGGCGGATCTGGGCATGGCTTTAGTAATATTAGTAGCACTGTACCGATGCTGATTGGTTCGGGGGCAACCTGGGATAATATTCCAGAGCTGATTAAATATGCTGATGGGGTGATTGTGTCTAGTTCGCTCAAGCGCCACGGCAAAATTCACCATCCGATCGATCCAAATCGGGTACATCGGTTTGTGGATGCGGTCAGGCATGGTTTGAAACAAACGGAATTGCAAAACTCCCATAATAAAAGTAATCAGAGCAAGGATGCGTCTTCGGTGTCGATCGGTTAG
- a CDS encoding vitamin K epoxide reductase family protein: MPKSSESWLQKWTRPIVVGLALCGALLTGYLTATHFLGANPVCLASSNRAGSGCDLVLNSSYAQIAGLPLTGFGLLGYLTVAGLAAAPMLVNQEDSQQQKSLRQTTAFWLFMATTAMLVFSGYLMYLLAFVIVDANGSAIICPYCLASAATVLTIWLVNLLGNEWEEAGQLLFSGLIVVAIVGVGTLGIFSNQSQLAAESNSYAGRLAHYLDDSGAKMYGAFWCPHCKDQKAMFGTAAKALPYVECDPRGENSQPKLCKAKKITGFPTWEIDGQFYASVQSLDKLADLTGYDGPRQ; the protein is encoded by the coding sequence ATGCCTAAAAGTTCAGAATCCTGGCTCCAAAAGTGGACTAGACCGATCGTGGTTGGTCTGGCATTGTGCGGCGCTTTGCTAACTGGCTATTTAACTGCTACCCATTTTCTCGGAGCTAATCCGGTCTGTTTAGCTTCATCTAATCGGGCAGGTAGCGGCTGCGATCTGGTACTCAATAGCTCCTACGCGCAGATCGCTGGTTTGCCATTAACTGGGTTTGGATTGCTGGGTTATTTGACCGTGGCAGGTTTGGCAGCCGCCCCAATGCTAGTCAACCAGGAAGATAGCCAGCAACAAAAGAGCCTGAGGCAAACTACCGCATTTTGGCTATTCATGGCCACTACGGCGATGTTGGTGTTTAGTGGCTATTTAATGTATTTACTGGCGTTTGTGATTGTGGATGCCAATGGCAGCGCCATAATTTGCCCCTATTGCCTAGCTTCTGCCGCCACTGTGCTCACGATCTGGTTGGTTAATTTACTGGGTAATGAGTGGGAAGAGGCTGGCCAATTGCTCTTTTCTGGTTTGATTGTGGTGGCGATCGTGGGTGTTGGTACATTGGGCATTTTTTCTAACCAGAGCCAGCTAGCAGCAGAATCGAATTCCTATGCCGGACGACTTGCCCATTATTTAGATGATTCTGGCGCAAAAATGTATGGGGCATTCTGGTGTCCTCACTGCAAAGATCAAAAAGCCATGTTTGGTACGGCGGCGAAGGCGCTTCCCTATGTAGAGTGCGATCCCAGGGGCGAAAACTCCCAGCCCAAGCTGTGCAAAGCAAAGAAAATCACTGGTTTCCCCACCTGGGAGATCGATGGTCAGTTTTATGCCAGCGTACAATCACTGGATAAACTTGCCGATTTGACTGGTTATGATGGGCCACGCCAATAA
- the thiL gene encoding thiamine-phosphate kinase: MQTVKDVGERGLIKLLRRYCSDRVGDDAALMGAMPPGYELVVTTDVLVNGIHFSETTTSAEDVGWRAAAVNLSDLAAMGATPWGVTIALGLTAATSIDWVERVYGGFTDCLQKYQTELVGGDTVRSPVITLSVTAFGQVQSNRAILRSNAQVGDAILITGAHGLSRAGLEILLHPEKANSLSAEQIAKLHRAHQRPQPRLDVPELIWQHSDRAAGMDSSDGLADAIVQICEASGVSARLDWQAIPIPTEIELVAGSKAKAIDWLLYGGEDFELVLCMPRSAAIALTQKLEEAAIIGEIVAGDINQDLDLSQSFQHF; encoded by the coding sequence ATGCAAACAGTTAAGGATGTGGGTGAGCGCGGTTTAATTAAGTTGCTGCGGCGCTATTGTAGCGATCGGGTGGGGGATGATGCAGCGCTGATGGGTGCAATGCCGCCCGGTTATGAATTGGTTGTCACCACCGATGTATTAGTAAATGGAATTCATTTTAGCGAAACTACCACCAGTGCCGAGGATGTGGGCTGGCGTGCCGCAGCGGTGAACCTTTCCGATCTGGCGGCAATGGGGGCAACCCCCTGGGGCGTAACGATCGCCCTTGGCCTGACCGCAGCTACCAGCATCGATTGGGTGGAGAGGGTTTATGGTGGATTTACTGATTGCTTGCAAAAATACCAGACTGAGTTAGTGGGTGGGGACACGGTGCGATCGCCAGTTATTACCCTCTCAGTTACCGCCTTTGGCCAGGTGCAAAGTAATCGAGCAATCCTGCGCAGTAATGCTCAGGTTGGTGATGCAATTTTAATCACTGGAGCGCATGGCCTTTCCAGGGCTGGCTTAGAAATACTTTTACATCCAGAAAAAGCCAATTCTCTCTCTGCTGAACAGATTGCCAAGCTCCACCGGGCTCATCAACGTCCCCAACCCAGATTAGACGTACCAGAATTGATCTGGCAGCATAGCGATCGCGCGGCGGGGATGGATAGCAGCGATGGCTTGGCCGATGCGATCGTACAGATTTGTGAGGCCAGTGGTGTAAGTGCTCGGCTCGATTGGCAAGCAATCCCAATCCCAACAGAAATTGAATTAGTGGCAGGTTCAAAAGCCAAAGCGATCGATTGGCTGCTCTATGGCGGTGAGGATTTTGAGTTGGTTCTGTGCATGCCCAGATCAGCGGCGATCGCCTTAACTCAAAAGCTAGAAGAGGCAGCAATCATTGGTGAGATTGTGGCCGGGGATATCAATCAAGATTTAGACTTGAGTCAGAGTTTCCAACATTTTTGA
- the clpP gene encoding ATP-dependent Clp endopeptidase proteolytic subunit ClpP, producing MIPTVIEQSGRGERAFDIFSRLLRERIVFLGQQVDDTVSNLIVAQMLFLEAEDPEKDIYLYVNSPGGSVTAGMAIYDTMQHIQPDVSTICVGLAASMGAFLLAGGAAGKRLSLPHTRIMIHQPLGGAQGQAADIEIQAKEILYHKQRLNELLASHTGQPFDRIAEDTERDFFMSAQEAKDYGLLDEVVVKRPRADAD from the coding sequence ATGATCCCTACCGTTATTGAACAATCTGGTCGCGGCGAACGTGCCTTTGATATTTTTTCGCGTCTGTTGCGGGAGCGCATCGTGTTCCTTGGCCAACAGGTAGACGATACCGTATCAAATTTAATTGTGGCGCAAATGCTTTTCCTGGAAGCCGAAGACCCAGAGAAAGATATTTATCTCTATGTAAACTCTCCTGGTGGCTCTGTGACCGCAGGCATGGCGATCTACGACACAATGCAACATATCCAGCCTGATGTATCGACCATCTGTGTTGGTTTAGCCGCGAGCATGGGCGCATTTTTGTTGGCTGGTGGAGCCGCTGGCAAACGTCTGTCTTTGCCCCATACCCGGATCATGATTCACCAACCCCTTGGTGGTGCGCAGGGTCAAGCCGCCGATATTGAAATTCAGGCCAAAGAGATTCTCTATCACAAGCAGCGCTTAAATGAGCTATTGGCCTCCCACACTGGCCAGCCCTTCGATCGCATTGCCGAAGACACCGAACGCGACTTCTTTATGTCTGCCCAAGAAGCCAAAGACTATGGTTTGCTGGATGAAGTGGTGGTCAAGCGCCCTCGTGCTGATGCAGACTAA
- a CDS encoding murein hydrolase activator EnvC family protein, with protein MKFGFPSWPQLTNHRHLDSQDLERGSMGGGLSLLKIFDRFRLLKVTIAAAGICVFQFTFTSLVICSLLVSGLAIGFAPGMAYAQSVEDLQNYQKLVEQQKQLIDLQQYQINAISRPAQERLEALQRNVFATDQQINNNLGKLKQAEAQLQDLEADLSYLEIELSSKRITTIARLQHLQRQKLDHWWALLLSSRDLNQFASRRHQIGRIYEGDRQLLGQIKQKSDKLETKRQQVAKAKNEIILLNQKLAYQKANFQAEAEAQLNIVRRLNSDRVALELAEDRLAQDSRKIALLILSKTQSPQNMILIPGTGQMMYPTIGPISSTYGYRVHPILGYEKFHAGIDFAADYGTLIYAADSGTVIFAGWYGGYGNAVVVSHGNGITTLYAHTEEIYVKEGQAVQKGQPIAAVGSTGYSTGPHLHFEVRANGEPTDPAAFL; from the coding sequence ATGAAATTTGGGTTCCCAAGCTGGCCACAATTAACTAATCACAGGCATCTAGATAGTCAGGATCTAGAACGGGGGAGCATGGGTGGGGGTTTAAGTTTGTTGAAAATTTTCGATCGCTTCCGGTTGCTAAAAGTTACGATCGCGGCGGCTGGGATCTGCGTATTTCAATTTACTTTTACTTCTCTTGTGATCTGTAGCTTGCTGGTAAGCGGCTTGGCGATCGGCTTTGCCCCAGGTATGGCCTATGCTCAGTCGGTAGAAGATTTACAGAACTATCAAAAGCTGGTTGAACAGCAAAAGCAACTGATCGATCTGCAACAATATCAAATTAATGCGATCTCACGTCCTGCCCAGGAGCGGCTCGAAGCCCTGCAAAGAAATGTGTTTGCCACCGATCAGCAAATTAATAATAATCTCGGTAAGCTTAAGCAGGCAGAAGCACAGTTACAAGATTTGGAAGCCGATCTGAGCTATTTGGAAATTGAACTGAGCAGCAAACGGATCACCACGATCGCTCGCCTCCAACATTTGCAACGCCAAAAGCTAGACCACTGGTGGGCGTTATTACTCAGCAGCCGCGATCTAAATCAGTTTGCCTCGCGCCGTCATCAAATTGGTCGCATTTATGAGGGCGATCGTCAACTTTTAGGGCAAATCAAACAAAAGTCCGACAAGCTGGAAACCAAGCGGCAACAGGTGGCAAAGGCCAAGAATGAGATTATTTTATTGAATCAAAAGCTGGCCTATCAAAAAGCCAATTTTCAGGCCGAGGCCGAAGCACAGCTAAACATTGTGCGGCGATTGAATAGCGATCGGGTAGCCCTGGAATTGGCCGAAGATCGTTTAGCCCAGGATTCACGCAAGATCGCGCTGTTGATTCTGTCTAAGACCCAATCGCCCCAGAACATGATTTTAATCCCTGGCACGGGACAGATGATGTACCCCACGATCGGCCCAATTAGCAGCACCTATGGTTATCGAGTGCATCCAATTTTGGGTTATGAAAAATTCCACGCTGGGATCGACTTCGCCGCTGATTATGGCACGCTGATCTATGCCGCCGACAGTGGCACGGTAATTTTTGCGGGTTGGTATGGTGGCTATGGCAATGCGGTGGTGGTCAGTCATGGCAATGGCATCACCACTTTGTATGCACACACTGAGGAGATTTATGTAAAGGAAGGGCAGGCTGTCCAGAAAGGGCAACCGATCGCTGCAGTGGGATCGACGGGCTATTCAACCGGGCCGCATTTGCACTTCGAGGTGCGGGCAAACGGGGAACCTACTGATCCAGCAGCGTTTTTATAG
- a CDS encoding DUF6629 family protein, translated as MCFSVEASFAASGVLIPVGIYCIRSAIQSDRAFVTIAGWPLLFGIQQGCEGLLWLGIGNLDANLIQPAALGFLFFSHWLWLFWTPFSALALEPKQKLRSLLLAFTIAGFLYGGLLYLPLLFDQSSLMLEIANGSIHYATEYIFNPYVPKDFSFWVYGAIILLPLFISSRPNINWLGGLIFVAAIGTYLLYSYAFISVWCFFAAIVSIYLVFAIRQEVGLGAEATL; from the coding sequence ATGTGCTTTTCGGTAGAGGCGAGTTTTGCAGCTAGTGGGGTGTTGATTCCGGTGGGAATTTATTGCATTAGGTCAGCAATACAGAGCGATCGCGCATTTGTAACGATCGCGGGTTGGCCATTGCTATTCGGGATTCAACAGGGGTGCGAAGGATTGCTGTGGCTGGGAATTGGCAATCTGGATGCTAATTTAATTCAGCCTGCGGCGTTGGGTTTTCTGTTCTTCTCCCACTGGCTGTGGCTATTTTGGACTCCCTTTTCGGCATTGGCGCTGGAACCTAAGCAAAAATTACGATCGCTACTATTAGCATTTACGATCGCTGGATTCTTATATGGTGGTTTATTATATTTACCGCTGCTTTTTGACCAAAGCTCACTAATGCTAGAGATTGCCAATGGTTCGATCCATTACGCCACTGAGTATATCTTTAACCCCTATGTACCGAAGGATTTTAGCTTCTGGGTCTATGGGGCGATCATCCTGCTGCCGCTGTTTATTTCTTCACGGCCAAATATTAATTGGCTGGGCGGTTTGATTTTTGTGGCGGCGATCGGCACCTATTTGCTCTATAGCTATGCGTTTATTTCGGTGTGGTGCTTTTTTGCGGCGATCGTGTCGATTTATCTGGTGTTTGCGATCAGGCAGGAGGTTGGTTTGGGTGCAGAAGCAACCTTATAA